A segment of the Macrobrachium nipponense isolate FS-2020 chromosome 4, ASM1510439v2, whole genome shotgun sequence genome:
atataaaatcaattccactgatgctgccatcctctttaacaaaacatgtttgagagaggatctcctaccttcttttcttcttcttcttcttcttcttcttcttattattattattattattattattattactattattattattattattagggaaaaactctctatcacgagagtatatataatgatctAAAGGGTCCAGAATAATACAAAGTGTGAAAAGTCCGtgtaattttgaagactttacagaaagctttcgaccccttccctgggttcattttcagggactgaagatgaacccagggaagggttcgaaagctttctgtaaagtcttcaaagtTACACGGACTTttcacactttgtattattgtggaccctttagaacattattattattattattattattattatcagaagatgaactctatttatatgggacaagcaCACCACAGGGGTCCatcgactcgaaattcaagcttctaaagaataataataataataataataataataataataataataataataataataataataatattattattattttaattattattattattattattgttattattattattattaatttttttttgctctatcagtcctctaattcgactgggtggtatttatagtgtgggttccgggttgcatcctgcctccttaggagtcccatcatttcttactatgtgcgccgtttctaggatcacactcttctgcatgagtcctggagctacttcagcctctagttttttctagattccttttcaggaatcttgggatcgtgcctagtgctcctatgattattggtacaatttccactggcatatcccatattattcttatttctcattttcagatctggatacttatccatttttcacttctttctcttcaactctggtgtcccatggtattgcgacatcaatgagtgatacattcttcttgacttagtcaatcaacgtcacgttctgtctatttgcacgtatcaccctatccgttctgataccatagtcccagaggatctttgcctgatcgttttctatcactccctcaggttgggtgttcgtaccacttattactgcaaggtagctgatgtttcttacacaggccccagtggagggattttgtcactgaatcatgcctctttttgtactggttctgtgcaagtgccgggcattcgattttatttctgtctatcattctttgaacaaatctggttcttagggcctgatcttgtgccgctgttatcattccttcagttttcttctttagctctcccctctgtagccattgctacgtgtcatcgctggctagttctttagtctgtctcatgtattgtccgtgcattgtttgttgtgccagtcctctgttctgtttgtcattctctattattattattattattattattatattattattattattattattattattattattattattcaggagatgatcCTTTTCATAAGAAACAAGCCCATTataagggccactgacttaaaattcaagcttccaaagaatgttatagtgttcatttgaaggAATTAACAGAATATAATAGGAAATACTTGTTCAAGATTAAAAGGAAGAGTAAAGTGGTTATATAAGTAGAAGACAACTTCATTTGCTTTCTAAGTTGAATAATTAAAcgattattatcaaattaaaagcGTAGAATGATCGACAGAACCTACGACATGCAcccagggatctctctctctctctctctctctctctctctctctctctctctagatccaTTTGAATTACCTTTAACATCAAGTGTTGGAACAATTTATCAACCAAATATCACtttagaataaaaaaacccaAACATTTCCCGTATATGTCtccgtgtgtatgtatgaatatcttACATACATAACTTTAATATTGAGGGCTAAATAatcaatctttatttatttctcaaataAATGAGCTGGAACATGAAGGAGAGATTATAGAAAAGATTTCTTCATTAGGGAAAGTCATTAGTCCTAATGTTTGTGTATGAATGTGGTAAACGACTCGTTaccttcatcctctctctctctctctctctctctctctgtgtgatatatatatatatatatatatatatatatatatatatatatatatatatatatatatatatatatatatatatattaatatagggaGACAATGGTGCAGACTCccgctgtcaaccacagatataaggaggacggacactgcaccaagatcagtccaccctcagcttcccagtcagaggatgtctggcagctccagacgaaagctcgctttaagaaagagagagagagagagagagagagagagagagagagagagagagagagaattgttaatgactttgatgactatggtatcatagtttatctgtaaaattcaaatatatacacctatttttaccctatatttgaccatgacctctataggagCTCTACTAGACccgtttaagtagcacggaaaaagccgctattcgcaaaatagagaagaatctctacaagtgtaacgctgcttaagtagccattacttttgataaagtattattattattttatatcattgttattattattattattattattattattattattattattattattattattattattattattattattattattattttattaaaagtaatggctacttcagcagcgttacacttgtagagattcttctctattttgcgaataatctctacaaatgtaacgctgctgaagtagccattacttttaataaagtatgcttgagagagggtctgcttcctaagtacactattattattattgttattattattattattttgttaaaaatgactgctgcttcagcactattaatcttataaagagtcttctctatctttccgatgacggctttctcgttgtgcgttagactggtgagcaacgcaccaaagggcatggtaaaattcggttggagtcatttgatttattattgcttatacaattctctctctctctctctctctaacgcgacgtttcctcctgatcgacaggacattatcaagcgataactgctgagggactgaattccagtggttgttgttgtttaagattaacgCTGGTGCCAGCACGGGGCGGggtcttgctcacagagcagccgtaaattccagtggcgagtcttctccttttatcgtggtgttgcgagctttccagtacggtcagagcacttctccggtaggtcgagtttttattggttcccgggaaggtgactcatacggcgggcgtgacgagtcttgcagaccttctcaggtagggggtatcgggagcctcttgattggcttctacctgcgtgacgtcacccctggtattattctcatgtccggtgttcgttccatgcgcgctggtactttcgttaggggagaggggtgtggtcctcctcacacacgtcggtatcaggaacgcttcttgggtggtattgaggggaggcttttcttcgaggatgagcagcgcttctaggagacgcagacgtcgtgggtcaggtgctctcccaatgatcttagtattcctgacgatgtcgtctctcgtgatgtttctgcggtgtactgcaagggcgtgctgcctaatggcgccctctcTGCGTGgcagaaatcctttttgacaggcgcatcgtcgtcatgccgatgtaaatcccagggcatccttggcgaggcatacgtatcggtagacgacggtggaatgccccgcccaaggataaTATGTCAAGATATGTCATAAATATGTGGTCATTCTGCTACCAGTGgctttttaaagtaaatatttttgtaccTAGATGACCTAGAAGATATTTTCTGCTTTATGTTGACATATTGCGTTCGATTTCAGCTGTgcattttatttcattccataTGAACGCACTCCAGTCAGGTTTCTGATACCCGAACATATAGTTTTCACAGTACATGGTCTGTTCCTACCTAGATactatttttttacttatgttgGAAAGATAGTTGCGTGTATTTaagttttattccatttattgaaCGCTACTGTAGGTCAAGAGTTTCTGAATGCCCGAACTGATGAGTTTTAGGGGATATAAATCCTGCAAAGTATGTAATTGGcgtcatatatatttaatttcatgtgAAATGTGCATATAATTTGACACAAATCATGTTCATTGAATCTTATAATATCGATTAGTAAAATTAGCGagtaaacaacaaacaacaacaataataataataataataataataataataataataataataataataataataataataataatactcttaaaaagaatggcagaattaagcgagttgattttatatagtttttttctattttcctttattataaaacgaagaagaagagcagcctggtgatgagaaacaacccttcggcgcccctgcaggatcccttgaagaagacgagtgtggtctaccgttacacatgcccggtccgaggatgcctcggcaaatacgtcggtatgacctccatgcgtttctcccaAGCCGAAATCCTCCTGCCCAACGCCCAAGAAAGGGAAGCCATTAATTCCCAACCCGCcccgccaggactgctcataataaacaaataaagatgaaTGATATTATCACTTATATCGAAATAATAAACCAGACAACgtatccccgacgtctgcgcctcttagaagccctccatataagaaaggagaaaccaaatttaaatatcCCTCAGGAAACGTTTCTCCTTGCCACCGCCACCCGGAGAGCATCGAACGACCCCCCtacaatgccagataatcaggagcccacACAGTATGATAGgactcctgctacagacggaattcctgacgttcaccCCCAGGCActctactgtggcgctcgcacgacagAATCACCGAGACCTTCGAGGTGAGACCCAAGACTTCGCCCAAGactggcccgaccaatgagaaacCAACTCTAGATCCGAGCTGCTACAAATACAGTCCCCGCAGACTTTCCTGCTATAGTCCTTCAActgactcgtccgaagatgacctgcgagaaggtcgaaacgtcacgtgataccagctataccagcaccaataccaacACTAAACCAAAGATGAATCTGGCccggaactgaactacgcctacgaaATAATAACGGCACTGACAAAAACCCGTGCTTGACCTGCACCTGATattctgttctaataaaagatcaccttcagcatttataattttttgaaaattcccaatatgaatatcggCCACTTACTCAGAAAAATCGCTGATCCTGAGAAGGAAAtcgtaaggaaaatagaaaaagcaatatataaaataaactcgcttaactctgccattctttttaatagtaTTTTCCTAAAAGAGGGTAttctaccaaataataataataataataataatcatattataatgtaatgggtgtaatgtctgtctgtctgtcattcaatcacggccaaacggctagtcagatggcatgaaacttggcagggctatggtggggacccctaagatggtttgtaatagggtttcatccagcctacccccctcctttgaagggggtgggggtgagaagggattccctgaaacggagctgtttctggccgtgaaacgaggctgggttattcccatagacttagttactttacgatttttcatacataatttctgtacaacttcccagagaaagtcgtgaatatttcagctcggacacaatagaagatgaaaattatcattaaatccatcgggactgccagtgcacaaaataacgttgagaagtactgcctggtaatgttgcttcgaaatttcgatcctgccaatggacattgcaacggaacgaggtacactgttatggagctaaactcccacgtcatcaaagcagtgatagcaacgggtcctcacaccggcaaacgtctgttcatcctcCGGaatcctctgatgccttcggacaaccagtttccgttccagttatggcgcaggcagtttcccatcaacctggccgtctcattcactgcaaacaagtcgcagggccagactttggatcatgTTGGTGTGTTTTTGCCGTcgcccatgttcacgcatggccaactgtacgtggcgatgagcagagcaactgactcggccaacttgaaattaagttgtggacaaactgatagtattgtgtacaaagaggttctgtagtaggtatgtataaaaatcgcccttattttatcATTGCTGAACAAattgtacatataaatttttcacttgtgcacccgtattttatcacacattgtagatgggtaagtttcctaataatgataataataataataataataataataataataataataataataataataataataataaaataataataataatatcaaatcatgaccattaaattttataataaagatcTGGCAATCTATCAATCAAACAGAGGGCaagttagtaataataataatattaatgataataataacaataataacaacaacaaaagagcAAATCATGGACCTTACATTTTATAACGTGAATGTGTCAGTCTATCTATTAAACCAGAAAGAAATTATTGCTAGCTGATATCTTAGCCCAACTGCcgcaacaaccccccccccccccccccccccccccccccccccccccccacacacacacacacacacacacacacacacacacataatccgATTCGACGCACCTTTCATCAGAGCTACTCTCGACCTTTCCTGATATTAACTCGTTGCCCGGATAGCTGAATTCGCCTGCGAGCGAATATTTAAACGAGATTCCTTCCAGGTGAGTTTGACAGTTCACAACAAGAGCGAAGCGCCTTTAAAGCTGATGGGTTTGTAAGGCAAGATTGGAGTCagtgtctctctcttcctactaaactctctctctctctctctctcattgtcttaCGGTAAATGAGAATAGGATTTGTTCGATATCAGTGactaaagttagaaaaaaaattcttttttacatgtgattttttttccagtgataTCTATAATGGATTTTTCATTACAATTAAATTATAATAGACATTTTTCATTCAAGTTATTTCTGAATTATTGTCATTGTCATAAGCTGTGTCCATTTCCTAATCTACTATTTCTCAAATTCGTAAGCTCAGTATTTGTATTCGGTATTCAAATGaaatctaattaataataataataataataataataataataataataataataataataataataattataaacaaagATTCCAATAATTAACAAAACGAAATCAATGGAGACATCGAACTTAAAAGCAATGGTGTTAGAAAGAATTACAAAACAGATTAAATTTTCAATGCGACCTCGATTCGGTCGCCTTATATTAATCAACCTGGCATTTCGAAACAAATTACCAGATTGCTAAAATGTCAAGAGacgcattataaaaataaactttatatcaATAGTTGTACAAAAGGCTATTAAGAATTCTGTTGATTATGACAGAGCTCAAGGCTACAGATTAATTTTGAGAAAGTTCATAGGATTATAAGCATGCAAactattttgttattattgttgttgggagtttaggaaagccctatggaaaagcctaaaaaggtatgaaaagggTATTTCATTTCGAGCTAAAGGAGcaggaattctaggataggatatatttgatttatttattagaatggaaatgtgaaaaataaataatgtgcatgttaaacaatacaggaCAATTTCCAATAAaacataacgtatttattttaattttcgtcggtgaaacaatgTGCTAATTGAACGTAGATTTTAGcagcgcctcgagtaagctggaggtcggatcacgccttgtttgttaAGTCTTGATTCAGATTTTGGTCACCAGTcggagaaataaattccttttttgGTACgtagaattttatgaaatatgctGAGTGTAATTCCTCACAATTCATTGAAAATATAGTTCGAAGGgtttaaaaaaatgaagtttattattactagcaaGCTTATGAATACatgaattatgtatgataaattcgcaaAGTAACTAAGGCTACagacataaccagccccgtttcacgggccgGACCAACTCCGCTTCAGGGAATCCCTTATCACCCCTGCCCCCTTGGAAGGCGGGGGGCGGGgcaaggtaggatgaaacctcattataaaccatcttaagggtccccagtataaccctgccaaatttcatgcccatcggaccaccCGTTTGGccctgattgaatgacagacgaacggacagacataacgcccattatagtaagattcaggagatgaacccttattcatatgaaacaagcctatatatatattatggactctgacttgaaatttaaactaCTAAACACTATTGTGTCCATtcgaaaggaggtacagaaaatAATATGAAGCACGAAAAggaaagatcagttattagaagagaaaaatggtataaattgataaatcaatacatacatatatatatatatatatatatatatatatatatatatatatatatatatatatatatatatatatatatatacatttatttatattcacacacacacacacacacacacacacacacacacatatatatatatatatatatatatatataatatatatatatatatatatatatatgataaaagaagcccataaaaaacaccacaatatagagagaaaaatactatatttcagagactgctgtgtctctcttcattctaataaataaatcatctacctgaagagagagagagacagcagtcactgaaatatagtattttctctttatattttggcatttttatgggctccttttattagatggaattctgttgtaaaagaacattttataccagtcatatatatattactgacagGACCTCATCGAAAGTAgatggtatctagcagagatatttagtgaataaaaaaaaaaagttgctagcGCTCCATGACTAACAGTCgcttttcttgaataaatatctcctctAGATACCATCCCCTTTCAATGTGGTACTGTCAGTAATTGTATTAACGAGCAAAACAACTGTGTAAgtgatattgttaatatatatatatatataaatatatattataatctagtaCATATAAATTCATTCCTGATGGAAAGAAGAATTGGTCCAGAGTTTTTTGAAAGAAATGATATTCCTCTAT
Coding sequences within it:
- the LOC135211326 gene encoding uncharacterized protein LOC135211326, whose translation is MELNSHVIKAVIATGPHTGKRLFILRNPLMPSDNQFPFQLWRRQFPINLAVSFTANKSQGQTLDHVGVFLPSPMFTHGQLYVAMSRATDSANLKLSCGQTDSIVYKEVL